From candidate division TA06 bacterium, one genomic window encodes:
- the efp gene encoding elongation factor P, whose amino-acid sequence MASTADLRNGMVLNYEGQLFYTVEFQHVKPGKGGAFVRTKLKNVKTGAVIERTFRSGESIAEVRLERRRMQYLYHSDDRYMLMDSETYEQTSLPGEMFQDIKDFLKENTEIQALMHDENVIGIEIPTFVILKVAHSEPGFKGDTASSVTKPATLESGLVVQVPLFINQDDLLKIDTRTGKYLERA is encoded by the coding sequence TTGGCCAGCACCGCGGATCTTAGAAATGGGATGGTCCTGAACTACGAAGGACAGCTTTTTTACACGGTGGAATTTCAGCACGTCAAACCCGGCAAGGGCGGAGCCTTTGTCCGCACCAAACTGAAGAACGTCAAGACTGGCGCGGTAATCGAGCGGACCTTCCGCTCCGGCGAATCCATCGCCGAGGTCAGGCTGGAACGCCGCAGGATGCAGTACCTGTACCACAGCGACGACAGGTATATGCTGATGGACAGCGAGACCTATGAGCAGACCAGCCTGCCCGGGGAAATGTTCCAGGACATCAAGGATTTTTTAAAGGAGAACACCGAGATCCAGGCGCTGATGCACGACGAGAACGTGATCGGGATCGAGATCCCGACCTTCGTCATCCTAAAGGTGGCCCACTCCGAGCCCGGTTTCAAAGGGGACACCGCCTCCTCGGTCACCAAGCCGGCCACTTTGGAGAGCGGGCTGGTGGTCCAGGTGCCGCTGTTCATCAATCAGGACGACCTGTTAAAGATAGACACCAGAACCGGAAAGTATTTAGAGAGGGCCTAA